The following DNA comes from Anastrepha obliqua isolate idAnaObli1 chromosome 1, idAnaObli1_1.0, whole genome shotgun sequence.
AGATAATAAGATgcgaaactctttcattttatgTGAGAGCGAGCCCAGGAACTAGTTTGTGTACTTggcaaatttgtgaaaaaattactaTGCACTGTCACACAccttacaaatacatacacccCGCAAAGAAATTATGACACATCAAAATGTTGAGCAGTTgtgaatttatgttttttttttttgtttttttttttaacctttatttttattgttttaattagGGTTTTATCCACTCTAATAAGTAAATAgtaaatccaattttcaaatattatgtaaaaattagaaaagttccACAAACCTTCCATCCcaattagaatttctagaaaagtaTTTGGTATGCAGTATTACGCTTATTGAATTCTTATTTAAAACAGTGCAAGTCTGAAGTTGCTAAAAAGTCTCGTACATCTAACTACGcgaagaatgttcgacatcgaaaagctgcaatcacaacagacaaccAGAAGACTCgtcactcgactctcacttctgctctcagagagtactgccaacaatccggcatgcacgagcaatggaagAAGAAATcagattccggcgagcccgaaaaacagttggtacTACGAGGAATgccatgctgccgcagaaagaaaagatgctgcctctagagccacgctgcgatcgggcgcaacgcgagccatgtgggatcgctacagagagctaagaaaggaaatACGTctcgtattatccgaaagaagaatcgagaagccgaaatacgtgagtgcgaggagcttgagatgctggccaataggaattttaccagaaatttcggcggcttacagaagattTAAAGATCGATGTAAGAACAAAGATGGCGATCTGGTGAATGACacccagagcatacttaaattatggagggaacagttctcgaacctgttaaatagtaacagctgcgcatgtcacagagaatgtgaagatcccgataacCCAATCGTCggcgacggaattgtcgttccgctacccgaccatgacgaggtgagaatagctattcaaatatggcagcgaggagctggtaaggtgcatgcatcagcttctttgcggagaggagaatcgacacacaccatctttcgtcgacttcaaagctgcattcgacagtacaaaaggccgcgatgtctgagtttggtatctatccccacaaaactaatacggcaaTGCAAAAGGGCCTTGCTCAATactagcagcgccgtcagaagaacctctccgagccttgtttcagacaaggtgattcgctgtcatgtgacttctttaatctgatgttggaaaggatcgtacgagccgcagaacttaatcgctccgcacaaaattttgtaaaagcatacaattgttggcttatgccgatgacattgatatcatcggccttaatagccgcgctgttagttcagCCTttcccaaactggataaagaagcgaaGCGAATGGGTCTTGCAGTggacgaggacaaaacgaagtaccttctgtcatcaaacaaacaatcggcgcattcgcgtattggcacccacgtcactgttgacagttatgatttcgaggttgtaaaagactgcgtttatttagaaaccagcaCTAAactcgataacaatgtcagccaggaaatccaacgtagaatctctcttgccagcaaATGCtgctttgaactaagtaggcaaatgagtagtaaagtcctctctcgtcaaacaaaactaacattctacaaggctctcatcatgcccgtcccaacgtatggcacagaaacgtggacaatgacaacatccgatgaagcaacgcttggagtgtttgagagaaagattatgcgtaagatttttggacctttgcgcgttggtgacggcgaatatcgcagacgatggaataatgagctgtatgagctttacgacggcctAGACATTGCGcaacgaataaaaatccagcggctacgttgactgggtcatgtcgtccgaatggataaacacgctctggctctgaaactattcgatgcagtaccagctggtggtagcagaggaagaggaaggcctcgtatgcgttggaaagattaggtagagaaagacttggctttccttagtgtgtccaattggcgccggttagcatgagaaagaagcgactggcgcgctttgttaaactcggccaaaatcgcgtaagcggttatcgcgctaattaagaagaagaaaaagttttgttgattttttataattgtttttttgaagCTGTTgcgcaaatatataaaaacaggttgatattattataattttgtccAGGGGTGCACATATACTCCTACATATATAACTAATgcgtaaaatattgaaaagttgcCTCGGGATATGTGACTCTGTTACTACACCTATCTACATTTTTCGTGCTAATTTGACACGGCTGGTTTGTTGCTGGTATTGAACCCGGCCTGATGGAGCAGTTTACTCTCTAGTTTTGTaatgtttgtttttgcataCCAATGACACTAATCTTACTTTGAAAACATTACGTACTCAACTCGTATCAGTATTCATTATGTAGGCGAAATTGGTATGAAAAAATGCAATACAATGACTGCCAATTATGATGAATTATATTTGAATTATGAACAGTTAAGCAAATGCAAATCTTAAAGGGTAAGAAATaagagaataaaaaagaaaagtatgcaaaatttacattgTAAGCCTGTATGCGTGCCAACGCTGGTatataaattgcaaaattttgaacAGTAAATTATTCAGCATCCCAACTCCTTTCGATCCAGCAGCCGCGTATTCAACTAATAAACTCAAGCAAAATGGCATACAAGGTAAGTGgctcaataaaaattttagtaaaaagaaTGCTTATTATGGATTTTCCCTACAATGCTGTAGTTCGTAGCAATACTCGCTTTCGCCTCGTTGGCCAGCGGTGGCGTCATCCCAGTTCATGATGTTTATCATCACGCCCCTGTTCTGCACCAGGCACCAGCCAATTATGCTGTTCCTGCTCCAGCGTACGCACCAGCTGCTCACGAACCTGTTGCTATTGTGAAGTCTCCAGTCActtatgctgctgctgctccagTCTATGCGCCAGCTGCTCATGGGCCTGTTGCTGTTGTTCACGCTCATCCTCAGCCTGTTCTTGCCAAGCAAAATGATGAATATGACCCGCATCCACAATACAAATATGGTTATGATGTGCAGGACGCACTCTCTGGCGATTCCAAGAGTCAAACTGAGGAACGCGATGGTGATGTAGTTCGCGGTGAATATTCCTTGGTAGATGCTGACGGTTTCAAACGAGTTGTCCAATATACCGCCGATCCAGAGAATGGTTTCAATGCTGTTGTCAATCGTGTCCCCTTGGAGCAGTTGAAGACTGTGGTGAAATCCGTTCCGGTAGCATACGCTCAGCCTGCTCCAGCCGTTGTTAAGGAGTATGCTACTCCAATTTCATATCATCATTAAGTTGTAAGCACTCCGCTATGCAAGAGTGTATTGTTATcagttgaaaaaattgttgaatagttttcgaaaaaataaaataaaatatgtaagtaaattttcGATGAGGCATTTTGAGTCAATAAGTATTACGAGTATGACTAAAACGATGTTCctaattacaaaaattgtacccaaaaatatatatgtataaactttGATGATTCTCGCAGATATAAAGTGGCGATGCTACTTACTGCGATTTTGTTCGAGTTGTATGAAGCGCAAACATCACCTCGAACAAAGTGACGAACGTTTGTAAGCGAATTTTAATCCTCGAACCATAGTTTCTCTACACGCAAATAAGTTAGTTTGAGAATGACACAAAGGCAGTATTTCATAAGCTCGATCCCCACTGCTGACATAATACATTAACaaatttttcctaatagcggtagcTCCTTGGTACGCAAAAGCAAATCTGGTCATATACCTTCTGCCTTAGAAAAGCTTCCCATGAAAGACCTTCGTCACTCAGACTTAGAGACGGATTAAAACTTCAATTTTGGGACAATACCAAGTTGCACTTCTCGATCTGGAGGAGAAGCTTGGCCACTTTTGAAGAATGTTTGCATATGTCTGCCGTTATAGTTCTCAGTAGCTCACTCAAATTGatcaaaattgtttattttccaTGGCTCTTTCCTAGTTTCGCAAAACCACCCGCTATCGCCACACCCAATTTCGCTAAATCATAACGGGTTTTCCAGTAACAGATGTGATTTTGAATACCtcactatttcggtagatgtcactcttgaagctgtaattttttgatatttgacaagtagaaatcacgccattaataaaaatgaaacgatACACACTAAAACAACGCTAaactataaaaatggtaaaaatttggcagagacggttcgtaaaacccATACATTTtcgggtcatcgtgaagcatctTGTCGgcccgcaatacagaaattggtgaaaaaattcgagctgttgggacaagttagtgatttaaagaataaaacccgtgcatgtcgctcaagaacagctgaaaatattgctgttgtagtcgaaagtgttgaagaaaacccaggtttgtccattcttcGTCGttttttggaattaggcattccacaaacgtcgttacaccgtattttgcataaagatttgggtcttaaggcttataaagtccagttaacataaAAACTCAAgacggccgatcatcaacaacgtcgtgtctttgctgattgggtcgttgaaatgcatgaaaatgatccggaattccatcgaaaaatcatcttgagtgatgaggcccatttccacctcggtggcttcgtcaacaagcaatattttcggatatggggctcagaaaattcaaaagttattgttgaaaagcctctctatcttCAACATGTGACTATTTGCtgtggtttatggtccggcggagtcattggaccttactttttcgaaaatgaaggtGAAGCAagagttacggtgaatggattgcgctatcgagaaattattaatgattttttatggccggaattggatggtattgatctggacaacgtttattttcaacaagactccgctacgtgccacacaagcaacgaaaccatttatcttttatcaaaataatatctcttattagaaaacccttaatatagtaaaaaaagacCCCTATAAAACGAAGAACTcaatgcaacaaaatttttgctcAGTCCTCTGAAGAATCTTCGTTGTAgagaaattttcaaatcaaaagtgttccacagatataaccaaaaaaatgttgtcCACGAAAGCTTTCGAAAATATTGACGGTTAAAGTCCGTTGGAAAAGCCTCTATATAAAGAAGTGTTGGCACAAAAGTCTCTGCATCGGGAATCCTAAACTCTTGACGGCTAGGGTCCCATTACTAAAAGCCTCTATATAACGAAGTACAGTACGCTGAGTGTGCATTGTCAGTAATGGTTCAAGTGCTGTAAAAATAAGTTATCCAATAAAGCGAAAGTCGAATTACCTACTCGATAAAACTACAATCAAAAAGCTCCAAAGGCTATTCGAGGTGaagtattatatgtatttttgaagATTTAGCATGTGTAAAAGAATCGTTGAtgtgcttattaaaaaaaaaacaaagcaatgcatgtttctttattgtttaatctggaaatttagaaaataaaaaatagagcaACACTTATAGggaattttttcaattcattcatTCCTCGCTGTAGATATATCGGATCATTTGTCCAACCCCTCCAACTTCTTCATatcgaggtttcactgtacttgtattttattttcatgcattttatcTATTGGTAAATAGATCCTCAATCCTCAGTCACAGAGCGCGATGTGCATTCACCATTTGGCAATCGAACAAGCtttatgttttatatatttttatttatcagaGCTTTATTAACCGAAAATTCTTTCATCCGTTCATTTgaagcaataaattttaatgaatgttGCCAAGTACAACAAGTAGTAACCGCaataaaataccaacaaattcaacatcataaatgaataaaaaggcATGACAAAGGGGCTGCCATAATTCAATAACTCCAtgcaaattgaaattaatgtatgtaattttactaatttcatACAAGTGCAGCCCATAATTGACTGTTGAAGCGAATCCAAAGTGATGACTGAATTTTCGAGGTTGACCTTATGAAAAGTAGGTATTTTTACCAACCGCCATAACGAAATTCAAGTGCAACTGCAATGTACTCGTAGTCCCTTCACTGCAATTTTGAAAGCATAATTTATTGCAGTTGTCGTCTTAATTTCTTTGATGTTTACAAAGCatgagaataaaaacaaaacaccatATCTCACTGCTCACAATCAGATAAATCCAAATAATCAACGGCATAACGGCAAAAATTGTTTCCATTTAAAACCGAATGCCGAAAGCCGAGagccgaaaaaaagaaaaatacttttgctCACTGATCTAGTCGCAACCGTTcgaatttttaccatttttctcatttttggcaAAGCAACGCTCAACAGAGTGTTAAGGTCAAAGtcaggttttattgttaattgACGTACATAGTATTGTATTTTAACCATTCCACATACCCCGCCAAGGTACCTTTGCCGTCTGTTAGCAAGTTGTTGCTACGCCCCTTAGCGCTGTTTGCCGCAATGACCGGCGTAATACTCATGTAAGTGGCTGGCATTACATGCGACCAAACGATCGCCCAAATGAGTGCTCATAAACACTTACTCGCGTACGTAAACAGCAAAAAGAACGACAAGTAAAATACAACAGTAAGTGTGGTGGCggtagcaacaacaatattaaCACTATGCCCGGACTGCAACCGCTGTCGCCAGGTGCGCAAACAAGTGGCGGCCAAACGCACAGAcacaattttgaataaaacttactcaaaaatttaaaattagaccTGGAAAGATAGGTGCAAGCAATATTCACAATTTCAAGCTGATCTTGTagtaacaaaaaaaccaaataattggaaaatatatgAAGTCGTGCCATTTCGATTGCGTAGACCCACTGTTGGCGTTTTAAGAAAACTACCTTTAAGATattaaaatgttgtaaaaaaaaatattacattaaaaCATTTATGTACAGTAGAACTATTTAACACTAAAAATTAAACTATTTGGCAAACTTTACTTATAAGCCCAACTAATAATACAAATGTAGGTAGAGAAGTTATTACTAAGCTGTAGATTTATTACGAatatcttctactcaaatatgaacgagacgttatcaataaaacagtccgcggatgacatatggcaaaaacaattttttgttttttggtaggactgttataagcttacatggcaaatttccgcgtgatatgtcacatagtttgttttctgtgctactgtaaacaagtcaagctcgagtgtgttcttcgaatttaacgatggaaattcaagttgaacaaagaatttgtttgaaattttgttaatccaacaaaatttcggcttcagacgccttaaaaatgttgcaggcaacctatggggactctgctctatcgcgtgcacgtgttttccagtggtacaaatcgttcaaagagggccgtacatcaacccaaaaaatacgccaaagtcgctcaaaaattaaggttatgctgactgtttttttcgattacgaaggtgtggtgcactcggagttccttcggcaaggccgatcggttaacgctgaatattatttagacgttttaaagcgtttgcgcgagaacattcgtcttaaaaggaaggaattgtgggacaacaagtcatggttcttgcatcacgataatgcaccagctcacacatcacgtcttgttcgcgattatttgaacaaaaataatgttaatatcattccgcaagcaccgtattcgcctgatatggctccatgtgactttttcctgtttcccaagctcaagttgccgctccgtggaaaacattttgagacaattgaagtcataaaagagaattcgaagaacacactcgagcttgacttgtttacagtagcacagaaaacaaactatgtgacatatcacgctgaaatttgccatgtaagcttataacagtcctaccaaaaaacaaaaaatttatttttgccatatgtcatccgcggaccgttttattgataacgtctcgttcatatttgagcagaagtatatgtatgtagtgatTTTCATTGCGGAAATGTGCCCTGTAAAAATGCTAAatactatataatatatatgagaATTGAACTAGAAGAGTTTGACTCTTCCACAAAttctatatttaatataaagaatatatgtatatacgtacattTATTGAATGTAATGAATTAGAACTATGTATATACTTTCCTTTTTTGACGAACTTTGGTACtcagataaacaaaaattagctgAAAAGCGCTCACCCTCATTTTCGTAGCGGATAGAAACATTCACATGGCCGGTATAACAGTTTGAGAAGAGAAAACGAAAAATTGCCAGTTATGGCGTGGGGGGGAATAAATGTGACATTATTGCGAGGAAGGAAAACAccataaatcttaaaaaaatcgtttatggCTAATGGGTTATGCGTGCATTTTCCTAGTAGAAATGATAGGAATATTTGGAATACATTGACGGTTAAAGTCCCATTAGCAAATTCCTCTACAGGAAGAAGTGTcgactcaaaaacaaataacattcataaataatttaagaatTCGTATGTTTCTCTTTATTGTTGTATCTGGAActgttctcataaaaaaattttccaaaacttttacatttttcgttGTACCGAGGCTTTCATGTTCTATAAATATAACGAATCTATAGATATAACACAGCATTTGTTCAACCCCTACAAATTGTTTATATCGACTTTCCACTATATTTGTAAAGAATGTGAGATCTTAAaggataagaataaaaataaagcaacaatGTATTCTCCAGTGAGGTGGTACTGTTAGCAATGCCCGTTTCGGTAACCAAATccaagctattaaaaaaattaaagatgcaattggaCTCAATATCTTAAGCGGTGAGCGTCTCCCTTATCTAGTTTTTCGGTCATATGAATATCGAAAGAAAAGAGAAGTTGACCAAGTTAGCTGTATAAATCCGTGGCTATGACGCGTAATAGTAAGACAGCTTAGGCCCAACTACTGCAGACTGAAGACAACAGGTGAGAATATAACCACTGGACACTGGGACAGCATGCTGCAAGATCAACTGGGAGGTATATGGTATATTGTACAAATAACACACTTGCCGGGCTTCATAATAAGTGACTTCAGCAAATTAAATGGAAAACGGTTTGACTAATTACGATATGGTAGAGATATTGCacgaaaaatgcaacaaaatagCGCATCCGCCCGCTAATCGACCCTTGAGTGGTCACATGGACAACCAATCAACCTATGTTGCCCAAGTCTCAATACgggtaaaataaattaagaggAGCATCTGCTAGTATTTTTCTGGTAGGCCTTAAGTTGATGTATTGGATTAAATGCACATGTAGATGAATTTCTAAAAGCTTAATAACTTCCCGCTTAAAATCAAGCGGGATTAAATTAATATTCTATCTAtacagaaaaaagtattttggcATCATTAATACGATTTGagtatttgcattttaataCTGGATATTATGATAACTCTGCTCGAGCCTGAAAACGTTCCAACTTTGAAGACTTACAAGTGGTATATAAAGTCTGTAGTTACGGAAAgttcttaattttaaaataaccaTTATTTTAAAGATGTACATTTAGAAACTACGAAAAGAAACAAGAAACAAGTGttttatttggaagaaaattcgCAGCATAGCGACTGAAAATGAAGCGCGAAATTTACTTAATATTACCTGGAAGTGAACTTAGAAATCACAAAGCGCACTCGTCAGATGAAAcaatttaagcattttttatttaatattttctattctGATATCACTGCTGAAAACTTAGATAAGAAGAATAGGGGAAACAAAAGAACAGTAAGTGGAAAGTTGAAGTAAGTACAAGTAGCATAAGTAAATAGAAGTAGTAGGTAAATAGAAATAAGAAAGAAGGAATATGTAGCTGTAGAAATAGAGTCAACGAACGAAAGTTAATAGCGAGAGATACGAGGCAGTTCAagaagtacccgtgtttgatgacagagtgATGTCATCtgtcaaacgacggcaaaacaaattttagacgGATTTACGGGTTAGTTtgaatttggcagctattcgagtaagacatGTTTCAAGATTTTCGCTAAGttggaaaaagagcagtatcgttcgataatttgctttttgtttttggatggtgataaaagcaaagtttgaTGTTGTTTATGGGGACGCTTCGTCATCTATGAAAACAGTTAAATATtggttcaatgaatttaaacgtgggcgaacatccggttttgatgaggagcgaccaggacgctCGACAGACGTGGTTATCGAGGAAATCACTCAAAAAGTCCACAACATGATTCTCTccgatcgacgaacgaaagagcgcgaagtaacagaggtcaTAGGTGTGACGACTGGATCGGCAACTAATATTTCACATGATAAGTTAGCGATGAAAGAATTGTCGACCCGATGGATGCCACGATTGTccgcaagcaacaacaagcggatgagATTGTTAAGTTCGAAGCAGTGTTtcgaaactaagcaacaatcaaagcaatagatttctcccggtgaatctgctcctaAGAAAGCGAATACAGTCCCATAagccggaaaggtcatggcgacgattttttgggatgcgaacgacGTCACCCTCATGgactttttagaaaaaggaagaacgatcactggacaatactacagtgactTATTGGACaatttcaccacgataacgcacattcatccggagttgtcgccgcccCACTCCATGAATTGCATTATGAATTGCCGCCGC
Coding sequences within:
- the LOC129235570 gene encoding larval cuticle protein A2B-like, producing MAYKFVAILAFASLASGGVIPVHDVYHHAPVLHQAPANYAVPAPAYAPAAHEPVAIPVLAKQNDEYDPHPQYKYGYDVQDALSGDSKSQTEERDGDVVRGEYSLVDADGFKRVVQYTADPENGFNAVVNRVPLEQLKTVVKSVPVAYAQPAPAVVKEYATPISYHH